In a genomic window of Candidatus Dadabacteria bacterium:
- a CDS encoding HAD family hydrolase, translating into MSYGAVVFDLDGTLIDSLEDLADAVNQALGINGFPPRATGCYKYFIGKGPKVMVSRALPEDKRDDDAVVEKCLADFNSIYSRAFNVKTTLYDGIPDLLNELSERGLKKAILTNKPHVFTEKYVEDLLADWNFEVVIGQRDEIPRKPDPSGALRISRELGIDSSQMVYLGDSGVDMLTAVGAGMLPVGVLWGFRTGDELRENGAEHLIETPMELLSIIDL; encoded by the coding sequence ATGAGCTACGGAGCAGTTGTATTTGACCTTGACGGAACCCTGATTGACTCTCTTGAGGATCTTGCTGATGCCGTGAATCAGGCGCTCGGAATAAACGGATTTCCGCCGCGCGCGACCGGGTGCTACAAGTACTTTATAGGAAAAGGTCCAAAGGTTATGGTGTCCAGGGCCCTCCCCGAAGACAAAAGAGACGATGATGCTGTTGTTGAAAAATGTCTTGCCGATTTCAACAGCATCTACAGCCGTGCCTTTAACGTAAAAACCACTCTTTATGACGGCATACCGGATCTTCTGAACGAGCTTTCTGAAAGAGGTCTGAAAAAGGCGATTCTTACCAACAAGCCGCATGTGTTTACCGAAAAATATGTGGAAGACCTGCTTGCGGACTGGAATTTCGAGGTAGTAATAGGTCAGAGAGATGAAATTCCGAGAAAACCCGACCCCTCGGGAGCGCTGCGGATATCAAGGGAACTTGGAATTGATTCGTCACAGATGGTTTACCTTGGAGACTCGGGAGTGGACATGCTTACCGCCGTCGGGGCGGGTATGCTTCCAGTGGGAGTTCTCTGGGGTTTTCGAACAGGAGATGAGCTTCGTGAAAATGGAGCCGAACATCTTATAGAAACTCCGATGGAACTGCTCTCAATTATTGACTTGTAG
- a CDS encoding nuclear transport factor 2 family protein has product MTTKKDNEEILRMNSLFYEALGTRNLELMGEVWIKDSRSGCVHPGWTALRNWEAIRQSWESVFDPQDQVDISISNVTVDISENIAWVTCLQEMVYIKRDPVMFNLSQSTNIFEKQDGKWLMIFHHASPIPVRGYEPDKKTIQ; this is encoded by the coding sequence TTGACTACGAAAAAGGACAACGAAGAAATACTCAGGATGAACAGCCTCTTTTACGAAGCCTTGGGAACCAGGAATCTCGAGCTTATGGGAGAGGTCTGGATAAAGGACTCAAGGTCCGGCTGCGTCCATCCGGGATGGACAGCTCTTCGTAACTGGGAAGCCATCAGGCAGAGTTGGGAAAGCGTTTTTGACCCTCAGGACCAGGTTGACATCAGCATTTCAAACGTGACCGTGGATATAAGCGAGAACATCGCCTGGGTGACCTGCCTGCAGGAAATGGTATACATAAAAAGAGATCCGGTCATGTTCAACCTCTCGCAGTCAACCAACATATTCGAAAAGCAGGACGGCAAGTGGCTTATGATCTTTCACCATGCCTCGCCGATTCCCGTGCGCGGTTACGAACCGGACAAAAAAACCATACAGTAA
- the rseP gene encoding RIP metalloprotease RseP: MVTILAFIFVIGILVFFHELGHFLLAKRSNIRVEKFSLGFGPKLVSFVRGETEYLVSALPLGGYVKMYGEGKENNIIVERVSDTESPLASGDRITGIKGFRLEEYASWEKLLYALKSDPNQEKELEVERDGKIYTLPVNRSALYEIEAYYEKDYQRGFSGKSLTDRFLVVIAGPAMNFIIPFFFMPLVFMFGISVSGYLEDPPDITYVKKDSPAHLSGFAAGDRILSINGKEVKNWKDVNIAVHSNPDSLLEFRVRTGSETRTLTLFAEAGSDGRVETGFARPIAANIEQVSEGRPAWRAGIRPGDKIKAIDGVEVTDWNHMSDIIAESGGKELDFTVERGGEKINFRLAAEMEKGVGRYIVGITPSTDSVLKKYGFFESLRKGIAEAARMTVEITILFFGFLFKLVTGKIALATAGKTVAGPLLIAKVSGDVAQSGISNLLQFTSLISINLALINLLPIPMLDGGHLLYLGIEKIKRKPLSVKTLEITQRIGFSFLIFIMAAALYNDILRMRGDIFSQFGKILDLFR, translated from the coding sequence GAAAAGGAGCAATATCAGGGTTGAGAAGTTCTCTCTGGGCTTCGGCCCCAAACTCGTTTCTTTCGTAAGAGGTGAAACGGAATATCTAGTCTCGGCCCTCCCCCTCGGCGGGTACGTCAAGATGTACGGCGAGGGCAAGGAGAACAACATAATTGTCGAGAGAGTCTCGGACACGGAATCGCCACTTGCCTCAGGGGACAGAATCACGGGAATAAAGGGATTCAGACTTGAGGAATACGCAAGCTGGGAAAAACTTCTCTACGCCCTGAAATCAGACCCGAACCAAGAAAAAGAACTTGAAGTTGAAAGAGACGGAAAAATCTACACTTTACCGGTCAACCGCTCGGCCCTTTATGAAATAGAAGCCTATTACGAGAAGGACTACCAAAGGGGATTTTCCGGCAAGTCTCTTACCGACAGGTTCTTGGTGGTCATAGCAGGGCCTGCCATGAATTTCATAATTCCCTTTTTCTTCATGCCTCTTGTGTTCATGTTCGGAATAAGCGTCTCCGGTTATCTGGAGGACCCTCCGGACATAACCTACGTGAAGAAAGATTCCCCAGCCCATCTCTCAGGATTTGCCGCGGGCGACAGGATACTGAGCATAAACGGAAAAGAGGTGAAAAACTGGAAAGACGTAAACATTGCCGTCCACTCAAACCCCGATTCGTTGCTTGAATTCAGGGTGAGAACCGGAAGCGAAACCAGAACTCTCACGCTCTTCGCGGAAGCCGGCTCCGACGGCAGGGTAGAGACCGGATTTGCAAGACCCATAGCCGCGAACATAGAGCAGGTATCAGAGGGACGTCCCGCCTGGAGAGCGGGAATACGCCCGGGAGACAAGATAAAGGCGATAGACGGCGTAGAAGTTACGGACTGGAACCATATGTCGGACATAATAGCTGAGAGCGGGGGCAAGGAACTTGATTTTACGGTCGAGCGTGGAGGAGAGAAAATAAATTTTCGTCTGGCGGCGGAAATGGAAAAAGGCGTCGGGCGCTACATAGTCGGCATTACTCCCAGTACGGACAGCGTGCTCAAGAAATACGGTTTTTTCGAATCGCTTCGCAAGGGGATAGCCGAAGCGGCTCGCATGACGGTTGAGATTACCATTCTTTTCTTCGGATTTCTGTTCAAGCTCGTAACCGGGAAAATAGCGCTTGCCACTGCAGGTAAAACGGTCGCAGGGCCCCTTCTCATAGCAAAGGTATCAGGAGACGTAGCCCAAAGCGGTATATCGAATCTCCTTCAGTTCACCTCTCTTATAAGCATAAATCTTGCGTTAATAAACCTCCTCCCCATACCAATGCTTGACGGAGGACACCTGCTTTATCTGGGCATTGAGAAGATAAAGAGAAAGCCTCTTAGCGTGAAAACCCTTGAGATAACCCAGAGAATAGGGTTTTCCTTCCTTATTTTCATCATGGCCGCAGCCTTGTATAACGACATTCTCAGGATGCGCGGAGACATATTCTCGCAGTTTGGCAAAATTCTTGATCTTTTCCGGTAA
- a CDS encoding 5-(carboxyamino)imidazole ribonucleotide synthase encodes MDFEHVRLGILGGGQLGKMLCLVASNWNLRTYVLDPSADCPAASVCTGFTHGDFRNYEDVYAFGRNVDILTIEIEHVNLKALFRLREEGVAIRPEPHALELIQDKAKQKEFYVSKGLPTADFSVFPGKEAIVSAVESGEIEVPFVQKLSRTGYDGRGVYVVRKKEQLDDLLEGESVIEDLVDVEKEISVIVSRNSTGETKCFPPVEMLFNSNANIVEFLISPCELDDAMSAQACELAERTIRSFDMCGILAVEMFVSKKGDILINESAPRPHNSGHHTIDAARTSQYEQCLRSILDLPPGDTEIKTPSVMINILGQPGFEGEVRYEGLRGCMGVEGAKFHIYGKTLTKPYRKMGHVTVLDDDISGALEKARFIMNNLRAIA; translated from the coding sequence ATGGATTTTGAACATGTAAGACTAGGAATTCTCGGAGGCGGTCAGCTCGGGAAAATGCTCTGTCTGGTTGCGAGCAACTGGAACCTCCGCACCTATGTGCTTGATCCTTCCGCCGATTGTCCGGCGGCTTCCGTATGCACCGGGTTTACCCATGGAGATTTCAGAAATTACGAAGATGTCTACGCTTTTGGCAGAAATGTCGACATCCTGACAATAGAGATTGAGCACGTGAACCTGAAGGCGCTTTTCCGGCTGCGGGAAGAAGGAGTCGCCATAAGGCCCGAACCCCACGCACTTGAACTTATACAGGACAAAGCGAAGCAGAAGGAGTTCTACGTCTCAAAGGGGCTTCCCACTGCGGACTTTTCGGTCTTTCCGGGGAAAGAGGCTATAGTTTCGGCCGTCGAGTCCGGAGAAATAGAAGTTCCTTTCGTCCAGAAACTCTCAAGGACGGGTTATGACGGAAGAGGGGTTTATGTCGTTAGAAAAAAGGAACAGCTTGACGATCTTTTAGAAGGAGAATCCGTCATTGAAGACCTCGTCGATGTGGAAAAGGAGATTTCCGTTATAGTCTCGCGTAATTCCACCGGAGAAACGAAATGTTTTCCTCCGGTAGAAATGCTGTTTAACAGCAATGCAAACATAGTTGAATTCCTGATAAGTCCCTGCGAGCTTGATGACGCAATGTCCGCTCAGGCATGTGAACTTGCCGAGCGCACGATAAGATCTTTTGACATGTGCGGGATACTTGCGGTTGAGATGTTTGTTTCCAAAAAAGGCGACATTCTCATAAACGAATCCGCTCCGAGACCACATAACAGCGGGCATCACACAATTGACGCGGCTCGCACCTCGCAGTATGAGCAGTGTCTGAGATCAATTCTTGATCTTCCCCCAGGCGATACTGAAATAAAAACTCCTTCTGTTATGATTAACATTCTAGGGCAACCGGGTTTCGAGGGCGAGGTAAGGTACGAGGGACTTCGTGGGTGCATGGGCGTTGAAGGAGCCAAGTTCCACATATACGGCAAAACCCTTACCAAGCCTTACAGAAAGATGGGGCATGTCACCGTACTTGATGACGATATTTCCGGCGCGCTTGAGAAGGCGAGATTCATAATGAACAATCTGAGGGCGATAGCATGA
- the purE gene encoding 5-(carboxyamino)imidazole ribonucleotide mutase: MKPVLVSVIMGSDSDLPVMGGAMEVLEQFGIGHEVTIVSAHRTPERLVDFSKKAHKRGIKVIIAGAGGAAHLPGMVASVSPLPVIGVPIKSSNSIDGWDSVLSILQMPSGVPVATVALGGAKNAGILAVEILSVVDPELSNAVAEYKKKLSSEVKKKASRLEKLGASVYLERMSEKKETS, encoded by the coding sequence ATGAAACCTGTTTTGGTAAGCGTTATCATGGGCTCTGACTCGGACCTTCCGGTCATGGGGGGAGCGATGGAGGTTCTGGAACAATTTGGCATAGGACATGAAGTTACCATAGTCTCGGCGCACAGGACTCCGGAGCGCCTTGTGGATTTTTCAAAAAAAGCTCATAAAAGAGGGATTAAAGTCATAATAGCCGGGGCGGGGGGTGCAGCGCATCTTCCGGGAATGGTGGCCTCCGTTTCTCCCCTTCCGGTCATAGGGGTTCCGATAAAATCCTCAAATTCGATTGACGGGTGGGATTCCGTGCTTTCCATACTTCAGATGCCCTCGGGAGTTCCGGTTGCCACGGTTGCTCTCGGCGGGGCGAAAAACGCCGGGATTCTTGCCGTCGAGATTCTTTCGGTTGTCGACCCCGAGCTTTCAAATGCGGTGGCGGAATACAAGAAGAAGCTCTCTTCTGAGGTAAAGAAAAAGGCCTCGCGACTTGAGAAACTGGGCGCCTCGGTCTATCTTGAGCGAATGAGCGAGAAGAAGGAGACTTCCTAA